DNA from Hwangdonia lutea:
TTCTAGAAAAGCCAAACAGATACCGGTTTGAGCTTTTAGACTATCAATTTCTAAACGGTGAGTTTGTTTATAAAATAACATTTACCCCAAAACGAAAAGAAGATTTTAAAGGTGTTTTATATATTAATACGGATGATTTTGCCATTGTTAGAGTGGACTACGAGAATGTAAAAAACCTAAAGAACTTTAGACTCTTAGGCATTTCTTACAGTGAATATTTAAAAAAGGGCACCTTTATTTATGCTAAAAACAATAGCGATAAATATGCCCTAAAATATGCCGAAGTTGAAAGCGGGAATAAATTCGGGATTAAACGCCCATTAAAGATTATTGAAAAAAACAAGCATGTAAAAGGGCGGAGAAAGCAGAATGAAATTTCGACCGATGTTCATTTTATTGTATCGAACATCACCAAAAAAGAACTCGTGGTTTTTGAAAATGAAAGCATTACCGAAACAGCATTTAACAGCGTTACGGAAAAAGCCAAAGTCAAACCAACGTATTTGCCAAAATACGACCCCGAGTTTTGGCAAGGTTATAATGTTATGGAACCCAATCAAGCGATAAAGGATTTTAAGAGTATTGAGTAAAACTTTTTCATGGCTCAGACCTGTCAGGTTTTTAAAACCTGACAGGTCTCGGTTAATTCTTGTTCCTACCCTTTTCATTGGGGTATAAAGCAGGTAAATTATCACTCTGAAAAAACACTTTTGTATCGATATTCATTCCGGATAATTTCCCAGTAAATGCAGCACCCGTATCGATATTCCAAATATTTGCGGCTTGCATGGGCACGTTTACATTAAAATTTATGGTGGGGGTGTGCCCAATAAAAATTTCGCTGTAATGCTTCAATCGGTTTGGGTATAAGGCTGAATCTTTTTCAATGCGATTATCCATGGTTAAAGCCATTTCCCAAAGCGTTCTATCGAAATAGAAATTTTCTTTAAATACCTCTTTTTCCACACCGTGCATGGATGTAAATCCGGCGTGAATGAATAATCTATTTTCACTGTCGATATAATAAAGCGGCATACTTTCAAAAAAGGCTAAATGTTTCTTTTTTTTATCTTCTGAAAAACCGGCATAACTATCCATCGTTTCTTTTCCACCATGTATATACCACACGGGTGGCACATGCTCTCCTCGCAACCAGTTTTCGCACCAAACATCGTGGTTTCCTTTTATAAAAATGCAATTTATTTTTTGAGATAATTCTATTAAAAACTGAATAGTTTGCGCAGATTCGCTCCAGCCGTCAACATAATCGCCCATAAAAATAAGCCTGTCTTCATCTTTAATTTCCATTTTATTTAATAGCTGAATTAAGGCTTTTAAACCACCGTGAATATCGCCTATTGCAAATGTTCGCATATAACAATCGTTTTTTCAAAAATAGATGTTTGTGTTTGAATTAACCAGACTTTGGGTTTTAAAACTTACTTTGGCGGATTGCTGCGTTAGGTATTGAGCATACTTCGACTGCGCTCAGCACAGGTTTGTTGGAGCTCCTCGCAGAGAGCGACTTGGGAAAGCCCGACCCCCCAAGGAACGCAGGGGTAACGCCCTAAATACCTTAAAAATATTGCCCAATGCCAAACACCAAACCTTTAGTTGCGTTTTTGCTTATGCCATGTCCGTAATCAATTCTAAAAATGGCATTGTATATTTTTTTATGGATAAAACGAAGCCCCAATCCCGGATATACCTTGATATTTTCGGCTTTACTAAAATCGCCGAAATCGCCTCCCGGGTTTCGCCAAGAACCAGCGTCAACAAAAGCATTGCCTTGTAAAACAAACCAATTTTTTTCGTAAATGGTATAACGGAATTCGGTGTTTAAAACAATAACGCCCGTGCCTCTGTCGATGGTATTGCCAACGCCTCGAACATTTAAATTATTATCTACCGAAAAAGGTGCGAATGGCGTTTTATCGTTTTTTGATAAGCCCAATCGTAATCGGTTTGCCCAATTGCTACGCGCACCAAAACGTTTAAAATAGAAAAAATCATTCCAAGCGATAAAAAATTCGGGTAACATATCGTTGGTTGATGTAACATATTGAAAGTTAAATTGATTTTTTACACCAGACACATATTGGTAAAAATAATCTAGATTATTGTACTCGTAAATACTTTTCAACAACCATTTGTGCACATTTAATTGCTGCGGCACATTAGGGTTTGTAGCGCCAGATTTATAGACATAATCTTCAACAAAATAGTTTATTCCGAGTTCAAAATTATTATTAAAATTATATTCGTACAATCCTAAAATTTCCAAAGATTGGTTGTTGTATTTATAATCGGCCGTTGTGCCATCGAAAAAAACGGGCTCTTGGGTTGTTAAATCTTGATAGTTCACAGCTAATCCTAGGCTTTTGGAAAACAAATAGGGCGCTCTAAAATTTATAGCGAAACTGCTGTAAATATCCTTTTGATAAAACCCACCAAAACCAATATTTCTTCCCAATAAATTAAATTCGTGTAGCCCCAAACGATAGGCAAACTCATCGTTATTTGTGGTGTAAATATTAGCCGATGGAATTAACGTGAAGTTCTCTACAATATTATAAAACACATTATATTGATTGGCTTCGGAATGAAACACCTGATAATAGGCATGAGACACCGATGGCAAACGTTTTAAGCGTTTTATGTCTTGTTCGATAACCAAGGAATCCAGTTTTTCACCAGTTTTAACAGATGAAATTTTTTTAATGAAAGACGATTTTAGTTTTTTATTACCCTGTATTTTTAAATCGTCCACCGTATTATTCTGCGAAAACAAACTCACAGTAAAAAAGCTTAAAAATACAATGGTTAGTACTTTACTCATTCAGCTTCAAAGGTTTTAAGAATCACCCAATTTACCCAATTATCTTCACTAACATCCATTAACGTGAAATTGTAATTATTTCCAGTAATGAGTGGTGGTGGCGTTAGTTGGGTTGTTATGTTTAAAACCACATTTGATGTGTTGTAATATTGAAAATGATTATCGTAGGTATAAGTGCCCGAAAGCAAATTGTTTTGTGCATCTGAAACCACTTGAAAATATATGGCATTATCGCCAAAGGCATCGTCTTCCCATGTAAAGCTTGGCATTGTTGAAACATCTTGGTTTATTGAAACAGCATCATTCCAAACGGTTGGTTTTATGTTTTGTTTGGAACGAATGGGGTTGGATATTTTTATTTCACCTTGCCGTTCGAAAGTAACAATAATCCATTTTTCGTTAGCCGATGATTGCGTAAACTTGCCTAAATAACCGTTAAAAAAAGGTTCGCTCGGAATGACAATTTGTGTATAATTTGAAAATTCGTTTTTGTCAACCTGCGCATTTTCAGTTTCATAAAATCGAATGTTTGTTGCACCGATTTCTGGATAGTAAAAGGTTAGAATCTCGTTCGTGTTTTCATCGCTTGCAGCACAGGCAATAACGGCACCTATTTCGAAAGGCTTGTTTAAAATGTAAGCTTCTAAAGTATGGCGCAGGTCGTCATCCGTATCTTTTAAACAGGATGTAAAAATCAAAAGACCGACCCATATGTACTTTAATTTATTCATTTAAAATTGCTGTAATGTTTACGCAAAATAGCTTCAACAGGTTTGTTTTGCGGTGTGAACATGTTGTTGTTTACGCCACCAACCTCATCGTGATTAACAAACCATTTCCAAATAAAACCGCCAGCAAACCAGTCTTCATTCCAAAAGGTTTCCAACAGCGCTTTCGTGGTATTGCTTTGGGCTTCTAAATTTACATGCCCCTTGTTTCTATCGCTTTTCCAAGGTTCTTTTCCAGAATAATCTACGCTTCTATAACCAAATTCGGTATACAAAATAGGTTTATTATAAGTGTTTGACACCTGTTCAATAACAGGTTTATGCATTTTCCAACCTTCTGCAGCTTCGGCAACCGTTGGTGTTTTACTAGCGCTAACGGGAAAATAGGCATCAATACCAATAAAATCCAATTCGTCCCAAAACGGCGTACGCTTGAACTCATCCCAATTGGCAGCATAGGTTAATTTGCCTTTGTATATCGTTTTTATTTCTGCAATTAAATTACGCCAATAATCGGGTCTGTTTTCAATGAATCTTTCAAGTTCGGTACCAATGCAAAATATTTCAGCATGAACCTCCTTGGCTAATTGCGCATATTCTAAAATGAATTTGGAATATGAATTTTCCAAGGTTTTCCAATCGGCTTCCGATACCATTTCTAAATACCCCGTAAACTCGCCATGCCAAATCCAAATTTGGGGTTTTATCATAATTTTAATATGCTTCCGTTTAAGCACTTCAATATATTGCTTTGCTCCAGCTTTGGTTTCGCCAAACCATTGTCGTTTTGTATTGAACACAATTTCTGGATGCTCCAAATTTCTTATAAAACCAAAAGGCATAATGGCCGCATAATTCGCGTTGACGTTTATAACAGGTTTCACATGAGTTTTATCAATCGACTCTCGTGAGGCTACAAAGCTTACACCGTTAATTTTTTCAGGTTGACTTGTGCAAGACTGAAAATTTAGGGCAAAAAAAACAATTAGGAGTTTAAATAGTTGCATAAAAAACGATTAATAAACTCCTAATTTACACTATTAATTAAAATAATGCCCTTAAGCCAACATTAAATGACTGCCCTAAACCCGTAGTATTGCCTCTTACAAAATTACTGTAAAGTACTTCTAAATTTAAAGTTTTTGATAGTTGATATTTGCCACCAAAACCCAATGCCGTGTAATCTTGTTTAAAATCGCCAACACGTTGCAAGTGTTGCGCAAACCCCAAGATGGTAAAAGATTGATTGGGAAAATAACTTAAAAACACACCGGGAGCCAGCACAATTGTTTTATCGGCAAAACTGGTTTTCTCTCCAAAATTATACTCCGTATTTAGCTCTGTAAACAGTTGCCAATCGCCACTTGGAAAGGTATAATCATAGAAAAACCGATTTTGAAATGTATAAGCGGTTTGGTCTAAAAACACGTTGTTTTCGGTTTCGTTATCTACCAAAGGGATATGAAATGCTGTTTGCACCGTAAAGTTACTCACATTTTTAAACGGGTTGAATTTTATAGCGGGCGCGATAGAAGTTATGCCCGAACGTGCTGTATCTGTTTCTCCGTCAAATTTAAAAACATCGAGCGCTTTTCGGTTTCCAACGACGTTGGAGCGTATTTCAATGAGCAAACCTACGTTCAATTTACTATTTTCTGAGACACCGGTAAAAACATCAATGGTTGATGTGAAATACGTTTCCCTAGGCTCATTTTTTGAAACATCGCCATTGCTGTTTGCCACTTTGGTTTGGGTATATAAGTTGTTAAAAAACTTAATGTCCCATTGGCCTTTTTTCAAAAGTTTTGATGGTGTATAGGTTTGGATATTACTTTTTTGGTCGTCTTTTTCTTGTGAAAACCCGGTATATGCTATCGCTGAAAATATGAGGCACGCTATTGCTTTTTTCATGTGTATTTGGTTTTTGTTGTTTTTTTAGACCTTACTGTTTATTGATTCTCCAATCGTATTGAAAATAACTCAGTTTGTACTTGCCTTCTAACTTTTCAGTTCGGTATTGGTTTATAAAATTGATTTCCGTTGTACCATCCATTGTAAAATCTGCTTTATACCATTCCATAATTTGCGATGCTTGAACGCGCTTCTTTTTGGTGTTCACTCGTATAAAATTACCGTTTATGGCTTTTTTAGTTTGCGTTTCCATTTGGGCATCCAAGGTATTTGGCATATAGGCTTTATTAATTAATGGCGGACAACCAACAGCACCACAAACCAACACAAAGTGAAAGCGCGCATCGTTAAATTGAGCGCGTAATAGTTTGTGCTCAATATCATTTAATGTGATGTTTTTTCCTGCTAAACGATACGTTGTTTTATCAAAAAAACCAGCATTGTCCAAGGGTGAATTTGTTGGATAATTATCAATGATGCCTTTTATAACGGACAGGTTATAAGCATTAATCCAAAAAGCTTGATAGACCTCTGCATCTTCTTTTGAAACCGACACAGTTTCGGCCATTTTCATCAATTCATTTAAACCACTTTGATTGTTTTGAATTTTTGAATACGCCACTTTCCCATCATTAACATAGCTATTAAAAAAAGCATCAGCTTTAACAAAAAAACCATTCACATCTTGCGAAAATCCTTTAATACTCACTAAAATAATTACTAAAATGATATGGTGTTTTTTCATCTGTCTATAATTTATGCTTTGCAAAGTGTTAACACCTCGGTCGTATAAAATGTTAGCTAACTTACATGATTAAAAAAAGTTTTTTGCGTCTTTAAAATTTATAAATCCTTACAAAATACCTTCAATTTAAAGCAATTCTAAATTAGCAACTTCCATATAAGTTATTATCTTTAACTTCGACCTACTACAACACAATCACTAAATATGGAGCATATTGTTATAATAGGAAATGGTATTTCGGGTGTTACGGCTGCGCGACACATTAGAAAACTCTCCGATACTGAAACAAGTTCAGCACAGGCTAAAAAAATCACCATTGTATCTGCCGAAACCGATTATTTTTTTTCTCGAACCGCGCTCATGTACGTGTATATGGGACACATGAAGTTCGAGCACACACAACCTTACGAAAATTGGTTTTGGAAAAAGAATGACATCAACCTTAAAAAAGGCTATGTAAAAACGGTTGAAACCAAATCTAAAACATTGCTTTTTGCTGATGGCGACACTCTAAAATACGACAAACTTATTATTGCCACAGGTAGTAAACCCAATAAATTTGGATGGCCGGGGCAAGATTTAAATGGCGTTATGGGCATGTACCACAAACAAGATTTAGATAATCTTGAAAAATACGCACCCAATAACAAAATATGTAAACATGCCGTAATTGTTGGTGGCGGATTAATAGGTATTGAGCTTGCTGAAATGTTGCACTCGCGACATATTCCAGTAACTTTTTTAGTACGAGAATCTAGTTTTTGGGATATGGTTTTACCCAAAGCCGAAAGCGACATGATTAACCGCGAAATACAAAAAAACGGCATCGATTTACGATTAGGCGTGAGCTTAAAGCAAATTAAAGCCGATGAAAACGGACAAGTAAAATCGGTAATTATTGAAGAAACCGGCGAGGAAATTGAATGTAACGTGGTGGGTTTGACTGCGGGTGTTTCGCCAAATATCGATTTTTTAAAAGCGTCGGATATTGAAACGAATCGCGGTGTAAAAGTAAATCGGTTTTTAGAAACAAATATTCCCGATGTTTATGCCATTGGCGATTGCGCCGAACAACACGAAGGTATTGATAACCGTCCACCAATTGAGGCAGTATGGTACACCAGCCGCATGATGGGAGAAACCGTAGCACAAACCATTTGCGGTAACCGCATAGCGTATAAACCCGGGCATTGGTTTAATTCGGCTAAGTTTTTTGATATTGAATATCAAACCTACGGTTGGGTTTGGGCGCAAACAAAAGAAAACGAAGCCCGATTTTATTGGGAACATGCTGATGGCAACAAATGCATTCACATCAATTACAATAAAAATACCCGTGAGTTTATTGGAATTAATACTTTGGGCATTAGAATGCGACACGAGTTTTTTGATAAGGTTTTAACCGAAAAACGTTCGGTCGATTATGTGTTAGAACATTTAGCCGATGCTAATTTCGACCCTGAGTTTTATAAGCTTCACGAACCCGACATCGTTTCAAAATTCAACCAAGAAAACAATACGAACATTCAACTGAAAAAGAAAAGTTGGACACGTATTTTTAGTGCTTAGTGAACATTGCCGTTATTATGGAAACGCAAATTTTTAATGAAACAGATTCCCGTCTTCGCGGGAATGACAAAAAAATATGAAAAACATTCAAAACATAGGGCTTGGTTTATTTTTAACAGGTCTCGGTATATTTATATCGCTCATATTTTTAGGGAAATATGAGTTGACTTCAGAATCATTCAACGCTATAATAGCGAATAAAGGTATTAAAAGCGACCTTTTTATTGATGATTTAAAAACGAACGTAGTTGGAAAAGAATTTATAAATCCGTTTTCATTTTCGTCTAAAATCACATCGTCATTAAAAACAGCAAACGAAACCCACAAACAAAACAACGAATGGGATAAAGTGATTTGGGATAAGCCACATAGCTTCTCGTATCAAATAGCCAAAAGTGCCGGAAGCGGCATGGTTAAAGAAAATAAATGGCTGTTTTGGTGGCTCACTTTTGGCTTGGGCATTATTGGCGCGTTACTATTTATTATTCCAAAGCTTATTACACTTGGGCCTGCGGGCATTAAAAACAATGGTATTTATCATAATGCCGCGACTAACCGCGGATGGATTGGTTGGTTTGCCTTTATATTTTTAGTTGTCTTTTATGTTTTACTCTATTTCAGACCCGATTACATTGTAAACTGGGTTTACCTTGTCGATCCGATAAGCAAAAATCTAAACGAAAATCCAGCAAGTCAATGGTTTTTATATGGCTTTTTATATTGTACTGTAATGACGGTTATGGCAGTGAGAATGTACATAAAATACCGACACAATAAATACCAAACATTACGAACCACATCGGTTTTGTTTTTTCAAATTGTATTTGCCTTTTTAATTCCAGAAATTTTAGTACGATTTGAAAAACCCTGGTACGATTTTAAAAACGCCTTCCCATTGGATTATGATTTCTTTTTTAGCTGGAATTTGAATGAACTTATTAATAGCGGCGGATTAGGCTTGTTTATTTTAGTTTGGGGCATCGTGTTAACCTTGGTTATAGTTCCCGTAATGGTATATTTCTTTGGGAAACGCTGGTATTGCAGTTGGGTTTGCGGCTGCGGTGGATTAGCTGAAACCCTGGGCGACCCGTACAGACAACTATCCGACAAATCATTAAAAGCATGGCAATTAGAGCGCTGGTTGGTACACGGTGTTTTGGTGTTTGCTTTAGTAATGACGGGCTTTACACTTTACTCTTATTTTTCGGGGGCTGAAGCGGTATTAGGTATTAAAACCCAAACCATACAAGATATTTACGGATTTTTAATTGGCGCTATATTCGCCGGGGTTATCGGCACGGGTTTCTATCCTATTTTTGGCAACCGTGTTTGGTGCCGTTTCGGTTGTCCGTTGGCGGCATATTTAGGTATTGTACAGCGTTTTAAATCCCGATTTAGAATTACAACCAATGGTGGCCAATGTATTTCTTGCGGTAATTGTTCCACCTATTGTGAAATGGGAATCGATGTGCGCGCTTATGCCCAAAAAGGCGAAAATATTATACGAGCAAGTTGTGTGGGGTGCGGAATTTGTGCTGCAGTTTGCCCACGAGGTGTTTTAAAGTTAGAAAATGGACCGGAAAAAGGACGCATAAATCCGAACGATATTTTACTGGGGAACGATGTGGATTTAATGGATTTGGTGAATCAGAAGTAAGTTTTCAGTATTCCTTAAAAAACATTCGTGTATTCGTGGCAAAATTAAAATGAAAAAGACTCTATTCTATATAACTCTTTTAATCTGCTTATCAATTTCAGCCTAAAAATCATATCAAAAAAACTATTTTGATAACGGTGTTTTAAAATCTGAAGGTTGGATAAAAAGCAATCAAAAAAGTGGATATTGGAAATTCTTTTACAAAAACGGAAACATTAAAAAAGAAGGTCATTTTTCAGTAAACAAACCTATTAAATATTGGTATTTTTACACCGAAAATGGCACGAAACAAAGTGAGGGTCGTTTTGTTAATGGCAAGAAAACAAATTGGTGGTCCTTTTACAATAGCGAGGAAAAAATAAATTACAAATGTCAGTTTAAATACAATCAGAAAAACGGATATTGCCTCATGTATGAAAATGAAAAATTAGTTTCTGTCGATAAGTTTAAAGCCGGAAAAAAAATTAAAACATGGACGGATTTAAAAGCATTCAAAAAAGAAAATAATCTACTAGATTTACAATGACACATATTAAAGTCATCATTCCCGCATTCAACGAAGCAAATTCCATCACACACGTTATTCATGATATTCCCAATATAGTTGATGAAATTATTGTGGTTAGCAACAACTCTACCGACGATACCGAAATTAACGCTAAAAAAGCTGGGGCAACCGTTTTAACCGAACCTCGAAAAGGCTACGGATATGCCTGTTTAAAAGGCATGCAGCATATTGCAAATCAAAATACTAAACCAGACATCGTTGTGTTTTTAGATGGCGATTACAGCGATTATCCCGAAGAATTAACAAAAATTGTAGCGCCAATTATTAATGATGACATAGATTTTGTAATCGGTGCCCGTGTAAAACGACTTAGAGAACAGGGCGCTATGACGTTGCCCCAAATTTTCGGAAATTGGTTGGCAACCACATTAATGTCTTTATTTTTTGGAGCAAAATTCACCGATTTGGGTCCGTTTAGAGCTATTAAATACGATAAACTATTGGGCCTAAATATGGAAGATAAAACCTATGGCTGGACGGTAGAAATGCAATTAAAAGCTTTAAAACAAAAACTAACATACACCGAAATACCGGTGAATTACAGAAACCGAATTGGCGTCTCAAAAGTTTCCGGAACCCTAAAAGGTGCTATATTTGCAGGCTTTAAAATATTAGGTTGGATTTTTAAATACAGTATTAAAAAATGATTTTAGAAACCATAATTATAGTTGTTTACACCATCGCGTTATTGCTTATATTTATGTATGCTTTGGCACAATTAAACCTCCTATTCAACTATTTATCTTCTAAAAAAAACAATGCTTCCTGTGAAACTTTCAATTTATCAAACCCGGCAGAAACCCCCTTTGTAACCATACAATTGCCCGTTTATAACGAAATGTATGTGATGGAGCGCTTGCTTGATAACATTGCCGAAATAGACTACCCAAAAGATAAATTGGAAATTCAGGTTTTAGACGACTCAACCGACGAGACCGTTGAAACCACAAAAAATCAAATCAATAAACTTAAAGCCAAAGGTTTAGACATTCAGCATATTACCAGAACCAACCGACAAGGTTTTAAAGCTGGAGCACTTAAAGAAGGGTTAAAAACAGCCAAAGGCGATTTTATAGCTATTTTCGATGCCGATTTTCTACCAAAAAAAGATTGGCTAAAACGCACCATTCCGTATTTTAAAGATGATAATATTGGCGTTGTACAAACCCGTTGGGGACACCTCAATCGCAATTATTCCGTATTAACAAAAATTCAGGCCTTTGCATTGGATGCACATTTTACATTGGAGCAAGTGGGCCGTAACAGTAAAGGGCATTTTATAAATTTTAACGGTACAGCCGGTGTTTGGCGCAAAAGCTGCATTATAGATGCTGGCAATTGGGAAGGCGACACACTAACCGAAGACCTCGATTTAAGCTACCGCGCCCAATTAAAAAACTGGAAATTCAAATATCTCGAAGATGTAGAAACACCTGCAGAACTCCCCGTAGCCATTAGCGCAGCACGCTCGCAACAATTTAGATGGAACAAAGGCGGTGCCGAAAACTTTAGAAAAATGATGTGGAAAGTGTTGAAAAACAAAAATATTTCGGCAAAAACAAAAGCCCACGGTCTGCTGCATTTACTAAACAGCACCATGTTTTTAAACATCCTTATAGTGGCCGTATTAAGCATCCCCATGCTTTACATAAAAAACGAGTACACGCACTTAAAAGCCTATTTTTTAGTGATGAGTTTTTTTGTAATAAGTACCGTAATATTTTTTGTTTGCTATTGGATCATGTATCGAAAAACATACGGCGGCGGCATAAAAAACTTTATGAATTACATAGGTATGTTTTTTGTGTTTTTCTCAATAGCCATGGGCTTTTCGCTACACAATTCCATTGCGGTTCTAGAAGGGCATTTAGGCAAAAAAAGCGAATTTGTACGTACCCCAAAATTCAACATTAACACGATAAAAGACAGTTGGAAAAACAACAAATACCTCAAAAAAACAATCTCAATGCACGTTGTTTTCGAGGGGCTATTAATGCTCTATTTCGCCTTTGGCATGTACAGCGCATTTGTAGTGGGCGACCAAGGCGGCGATTTCGGATTGTTCCCCTTTCACCTCATGTTATTTTTAGGTTTTGGCTACGTGTTCATCAAATCGCTCACTTCAAAAATTTAAAATCCATCATAATTTGTCGCGCTACCCCGAAAGCATTCGGTATTGTTTCAGCATCACACCATCATTATTTGGGCGTTACCTTTTACTCATACCTACAAGGTTACTAAAAACCTTGCAGGATCGCAAAAGGTCGGGCTTTACGCTACAATCTTTTTGTTCGTGCCTCACAAAAAGGATTTCCACTGCAATCCCTAACGCAAATACTAACTCCCATTAAAAATCGTTAACGGTAATTCGTCCATCGAAATTCCTTTCACTATTTTTGCAAAACTTATGACGGCGAAGAAAAAAGACATACGCGCATTAACCAAAGAGCAATTAAGGGCATTCTTTGTAAAACAAGGCGATAAAGCATTTAGGGGCAATCAAGTTTACGAATGGCTTTGGCAGAAATCGGCACACCATTTTGAGGACATGACCAACATATCAAAAGAAACCCGCCAAATGCTCGAAGACCATTTTGTTATCAACCACATTAAAGTCGATAACATGCAGCGCAGTAACGATGGTACGGTTAAAAACGCGGTGCGCTTGCACGATGGTTTAATTGTTGAGTCGGTTTTAATTCCCACCGCAACACGTACAACAGCCTGTGTGTCCAGTCAAGTTGGCTGTAGTTTAGACTGTAAATTTTGCGCAACGGCACGATTAAAACGGATGCGTAATTTAAACCCCGACGAAATTTACGACCAAGTGGTTGCCATCGATAATCAAAGTAGATTATATCACAATCGGCCTCTAAGCAATATTGTATTTATGGGCATGGGCGAACCTCTTATGAATTACAACAACGTAATTAAAGCCATCGATAAAATCACCTCACCCGAAGGTTTGGGCATGTCGCCAAAACGCATTACGGTGTCAACTTCTGGGGTTCCAAAAATGATAAAAAAAATGGCCGACGACGATGTTAAATTTAATTTAGCCGTGTCGTTGCATTCTGCTATCGATGATGTTCGAACCTCCATCATGCCTTTTAATGAAACCTTCCCTTTAAAGGATTTAAAAGAATCTTTAGAATATTGGTACGAAAAAACAAAACGTAAAATAAGTTACGAGTATGTCGTGTGGAAAGGCATAAACGATTCTCAAAAAGATATTGATGCCTTTGTTAAGTTCTGTAAATATGTACCCTGTAAAGTTAATATCATAGAATACAATCCTATTGACGACGGCCATTTTCAACAAGCTACAAACGAGGCTTTAGAAAACTACATTAACACTTTAGAAAAAAACAGAATTGTGGTTAATGTACGCCGAAGCCGAGGAAAAGATATTGATGCGGCATGTGGACAATTAGCAAATAAAAGTTAAAAAAGGCTGCAAATTGCAGCCTTTTTTAATTAATCTTTGTAAAATTTGATGGTTTTCAAATGCCCCTCTAGGGTCACTTTAGCGAGGTAAATACCTCGATTTAAATCCAA
Protein-coding regions in this window:
- a CDS encoding NAD(P)/FAD-dependent oxidoreductase, encoding MEHIVIIGNGISGVTAARHIRKLSDTETSSAQAKKITIVSAETDYFFSRTALMYVYMGHMKFEHTQPYENWFWKKNDINLKKGYVKTVETKSKTLLFADGDTLKYDKLIIATGSKPNKFGWPGQDLNGVMGMYHKQDLDNLEKYAPNNKICKHAVIVGGGLIGIELAEMLHSRHIPVTFLVRESSFWDMVLPKAESDMINREIQKNGIDLRLGVSLKQIKADENGQVKSVIIEETGEEIECNVVGLTAGVSPNIDFLKASDIETNRGVKVNRFLETNIPDVYAIGDCAEQHEGIDNRPPIEAVWYTSRMMGETVAQTICGNRIAYKPGHWFNSAKFFDIEYQTYGWVWAQTKENEARFYWEHADGNKCIHINYNKNTREFIGINTLGIRMRHEFFDKVLTEKRSVDYVLEHLADANFDPEFYKLHEPDIVSKFNQENNTNIQLKKKSWTRIFSA
- a CDS encoding transporter — translated: MKKAIACLIFSAIAYTGFSQEKDDQKSNIQTYTPSKLLKKGQWDIKFFNNLYTQTKVANSNGDVSKNEPRETYFTSTIDVFTGVSENSKLNVGLLIEIRSNVVGNRKALDVFKFDGETDTARSGITSIAPAIKFNPFKNVSNFTVQTAFHIPLVDNETENNVFLDQTAYTFQNRFFYDYTFPSGDWQLFTELNTEYNFGEKTSFADKTIVLAPGVFLSYFPNQSFTILGFAQHLQRVGDFKQDYTALGFGGKYQLSKTLNLEVLYSNFVRGNTTGLGQSFNVGLRALF
- a CDS encoding POTRA domain-containing protein, with protein sequence MSKVLTIVFLSFFTVSLFSQNNTVDDLKIQGNKKLKSSFIKKISSVKTGEKLDSLVIEQDIKRLKRLPSVSHAYYQVFHSEANQYNVFYNIVENFTLIPSANIYTTNNDEFAYRLGLHEFNLLGRNIGFGGFYQKDIYSSFAINFRAPYLFSKSLGLAVNYQDLTTQEPVFFDGTTADYKYNNQSLEILGLYEYNFNNNFELGINYFVEDYVYKSGATNPNVPQQLNVHKWLLKSIYEYNNLDYFYQYVSGVKNQFNFQYVTSTNDMLPEFFIAWNDFFYFKRFGARSNWANRLRLGLSKNDKTPFAPFSVDNNLNVRGVGNTIDRGTGVIVLNTEFRYTIYEKNWFVLQGNAFVDAGSWRNPGGDFGDFSKAENIKVYPGLGLRFIHKKIYNAIFRIDYGHGISKNATKGLVFGIGQYF
- a CDS encoding glycoside hydrolase family 113; this translates as MQLFKLLIVFFALNFQSCTSQPEKINGVSFVASRESIDKTHVKPVINVNANYAAIMPFGFIRNLEHPEIVFNTKRQWFGETKAGAKQYIEVLKRKHIKIMIKPQIWIWHGEFTGYLEMVSEADWKTLENSYSKFILEYAQLAKEVHAEIFCIGTELERFIENRPDYWRNLIAEIKTIYKGKLTYAANWDEFKRTPFWDELDFIGIDAYFPVSASKTPTVAEAAEGWKMHKPVIEQVSNTYNKPILYTEFGYRSVDYSGKEPWKSDRNKGHVNLEAQSNTTKALLETFWNEDWFAGGFIWKWFVNHDEVGGVNNNMFTPQNKPVEAILRKHYSNFK
- a CDS encoding DUF547 domain-containing protein; the encoded protein is MKKHHIILVIILVSIKGFSQDVNGFFVKADAFFNSYVNDGKVAYSKIQNNQSGLNELMKMAETVSVSKEDAEVYQAFWINAYNLSVIKGIIDNYPTNSPLDNAGFFDKTTYRLAGKNITLNDIEHKLLRAQFNDARFHFVLVCGAVGCPPLINKAYMPNTLDAQMETQTKKAINGNFIRVNTKKKRVQASQIMEWYKADFTMDGTTEINFINQYRTEKLEGKYKLSYFQYDWRINKQ
- a CDS encoding metallophosphoesterase family protein; translation: MRTFAIGDIHGGLKALIQLLNKMEIKDEDRLIFMGDYVDGWSESAQTIQFLIELSQKINCIFIKGNHDVWCENWLRGEHVPPVWYIHGGKETMDSYAGFSEDKKKKHLAFFESMPLYYIDSENRLFIHAGFTSMHGVEKEVFKENFYFDRTLWEMALTMDNRIEKDSALYPNRLKHYSEIFIGHTPTINFNVNVPMQAANIWNIDTGAAFTGKLSGMNIDTKVFFQSDNLPALYPNEKGRNKN